In the Solanum stenotomum isolate F172 unplaced genomic scaffold, ASM1918654v1 scaffold31754, whole genome shotgun sequence genome, ctcatattcatatttttccttGATGAATTGTTTCCATCATCACGCATGAGAAGGCTATTGCCCTTctgaaattattaaatattaaatattcaaattataataaaacttttgAACAGTTACTACAATGTATAGTAATTTCGAATTTGCAGTACTTTTTTTTAGAAGAAGTGAGTGGGATTGGTTTAGAAGACTTACTGGGTAGTTTATTTATAGGATAATtgtaaattaagaaaaatagtaatttgttatttaattctatatatatatatataaattattatgaatatatgtttttttccaAAGAACGTGGGTAGTTCTTTCAAATATGTTATAtagttaaaatttatttttaaataaataattaatattaaatttgaaaacttccaaaaaaagaggaagaagaagaaaagttctAAACGTTAAAagacagttttttttttagtgattgaaatttttatttttagatttttatattttatattaattttaataattaataaattctttttttgtggtgctgacacgtgacactttttcttctccttttatatatagatagattataattaaggataaataattttttctgaCTTTTTTCGTTAAAATTTTGCTAATGTAGTTCCTATAAAAATGACATTAATGGTTTCTTcaatttaaaattctttaactGAAGCGGTTTACAAATGTGTTTATCCTgatcttttatttatctttttgcaGTTACTAATTTTACCACTCACTAACTTTCAATCATAGAATttctaaataattaaatattaagaatAAACTCGAATACCATTTTCCAATTCGTTTTTTTAAAGAGCCCAAAAATGTTAAAAtacaattttcattttaaaaagaaaaaaaactaaacaataattattttctaaacgtaaaaatatataaataattatctGTCTATTTAATTaggttttattttaaaattttggaataatatataagataaattataaaagaaaatgaaaattaaaacgGTATATATAGAATGTTTTAACAAATGAAGAACTTAATAAGCCGTTTACGTTAATTCTAGATAAAGACATTTTTAGATTAATTGTTAATTAAATTCTAATCAGTTACCTATATTTTTGGAATCCAATACTGCCCTTTTCATtcactaatttaaaattaattaactaatcgCATGTgtctctattttattatatttttacaaaatacaattttgtaatacataatattttaaaatatttaataattacggaattattagtattattattattattattattatattattattattattattattattattattattattattattattattattattaaaaatatactaaCTTCCCACAGAAAAAGGATTCACACATCCTATTTTTTAGAACTGTCCCCAAAAcaatttgtattaaaatttaaattttagatatttatattttaaaaataattacgttttgaaaattgaaataattctATGAAGTGTAGTTAAagtaaacaaattttaaaactgtttttaatttatggtttgttgttttaattgttttgttttttaaattgttatttattatttaatatgtcTATAAATTTTGTGGTGCTAACAGGTAGACATTTTttctctcctattatatatagatagaaaataaattagcagttttgtaaatttaaaatataatgaatgGAATAACATATCATTATTACCCAAAAACTCTGTCTCATCAACATTGTGATGAATTGTCAATTTTTCAAAGGTGCggatattgaatatattcataTGAAAAGATAGATCTTGAATTTCCGTAACTTTTGTATTCAAAGTGAAGGTAAGCTTGTGTTTTTTGTTGTCTTAAATTTCATGTTATTTGGGGCAACCACAAAGTAATTCATGTGATAAACACCAAGTTCATCTAGAATTTCTCTGAAATGCTTAACCACGAACTTTCAAAGTGATGCATGTATACGATCACcttgtaataaaaataaaagaatttttatgataattttaatcTATGTATATAAAAACTATTTGTATGAGTATTACCTTTTCGTACTGTAAAATCATCTCCAAAGAGTAAGGTATTTCTGGTTTGAATTTATCAGGAACAATCCACAATTATCGAATAACACGAATTTTCAAGTTccattgcattgatttggatgTAATTTTTGAGATTGAGTTAAATTGAAAAGCCATGTATATTGTTGAATATCCCAAAGCAATGTAAATTTATTACTAAGAGATGTCTATATATAGTACGTGAATTTAAAGATGCAGTGAATAATATAGTTTAAGTTTTCTTGTTTAGTGGGTGGTTATTGAGAAGTTATATTGAGGAGTTGTAAAACTGTCTTATTTGTATTtatctataaaaatatatttattgtttggtatgaattttaaacataaaatgtTGATATATTTAGACTCCTTACGTAAAGAATATACTCATCATTCTATCATTTGTATTTAtctgtaaaaatatatttattatttcgtataaattttaaacataaaatattgatatatttagACTCCTTAAGTAAAGAATATACTCATCATCTATCTATATATCCAATAgttaagtaataatttattatagatTAATTAAAAGGGCAAACTACATATATCCCACTACTTTACATCCCAATTACTAGAAATCCCATTAGTTTTCAATATTACTTCCTATATCACTTTTTATTCCTAAGATACATGGGTAATAATCCTTAAGATACATGACtctattaaaatttaaaggaGGGATACATGTTTAAAAGATAGGATACACGTTTGTTAATTAATTGGAATTAATCGTGGGAGATAATCCCTTAATTGAAGGAGTAAGTTATGGGAGATATAACAACCATAACGTATTTCATGGCTCCATCATCATCAACCGATTTGTACATCAAATtattttctgaacttcttcaTCCTCTTCATCAAATTAAGATTCTTTTCAACCTATAAATTTcgaattttcttttgattatgGCGAATATCACAATATTGTTGAGGCATTCCGGTTCATGGGTATCTGAAATTGAATATGAAAACTATAGAATTGATGGAATACTTTTGAGAGATAATGCAAACTACAACAATCTAGTCGATGGTATATCAGCACAATTAGGAATTGATTGTACTCGAAAAATAATGGAGATCAGATACAAGATGGAAGGCAATCTAACTCCAATGGAAATCCGAAACGAGATGGGCATGAGGTTTTTTATGGAACTGAAAAGACGTCAAACAAATTGCGGGATGTATCCATTGTGCATAACAACAAAAGATCACAATTTTGGATGTGGTATTAATGGTGAAATTGCGTTTGAGCCAGATACATCAATTGTTCAAGTTGGAGGTGATGACATGAATGTATCTGGCGTAGTTCTTCAAGAGATTCGTAGTGTAGATGCATTATgtattttggatatgaattcGGATCATGTTATTGGTGACTGTAATCAAAAATTTGTTCAAGTCAAGCAGTTGTATAAGGACAAGAAGACTATTGTGGCTGTTATGCAAAAATATGCCATAGACAATCGATTCCAATACAAGGTTGCAAGATCCGACAAAAAGAGGTTAGTCATGTTTGTTGTTTTAGTGGCTGTATCGTTTCTGTGTAACTGGTATTATGTGTAAGAGtcataatttatattgtgtatctcggaaaaaaaatagtgtatCTCGAGCAACTAAACGACCTGAAAATAATGTAGTACATATACATGATAAAAATGTCTAGAGATTTTATATTGTGTATCtcgtaaaaatattatgtatctcGAATTTTGGTATCATATATGATTAGTTGGGCATGCATCCTTTTTTGTTGTGAGTAGCATTATAGTGAATTCAAAAAAATGTTAAGTTTCATCAGTTTGTATCTTGTATATTTACTAATGTATCTGGTAGCCTCAACTATTGTAAATGAGTGCCTTTGTGTGCAGTTATTTTTTGAGATGTATGTCTGAGGAGTGCCAATGGGTATTCAAAGCATCCTGTTTGAATGATACAACTATTTTTCGAGTAAGGTGTTTCAATAACGATCATACATGTCCGTTAAAGGAGAAAGTGATGTCACAACGTCAAGCAACAATTGGTTTAATAGCTGGAATAGTTGCTCCAAAATATGAGAATCATAAAAGAAAGCATACTCCAAAGGACATTCAGGAAGATGTTAAACGTGACTTGGGAGTTGACATTAATTACATGAAGGCGTGGCGTTCGAAGGAGAGAGCTATTAAGATGTTAAGAGGAGGTCCAACTGAGGGTTACATTAAGATGCCAAGCTACTTGTATATGTTGTATACTGTGTATCCAAACTCTTACATCCGAATGCATAAGTCAACAGATAATgaattcatgtatctatttatagcGTTGTATCCTTTTATAAAAGGTTTTGAGCACTGTAGGCCAATTGTTGTTGTGGATGGAGCTCACCTAAAAGGAGCTTATAAGGGTACATTTGTTTCTGCTAGCACTCTGGATGGAGCAGGTgtgttaattttattaaaagaatgAATATCTTATATGTGTATCCGTCTTTGATTGTATTTACTAATATTTAACAATAACTATAATGTCATGTATCTGTTTGTTTTACAGGGTGTATATTACCGCTTGCTTATGGTGTAATTGACTCTGAGAATGATAATTCTTGGACGTGGTTTTTCGAGCATTTCAGAGGCGCTTTTGGTGAACGTGTCAACATGTGTGTTGTGTCAGATCGTCATGAAAGCATTATAAAGGCTGTGAGTAGAGTGTATCCTTCTGTGCCTCATTATGCTTGTGCAGGGGCGGCTCAAACCCATTGGTGGCCTAAGGCCAAAATCAAATTAGAggccttaaaaaaaattataaatgtttttattttaaatctatttttctagctttttgaGATGCAAAattgttaataatttttgtgtagtcaatctcttctaataattctttttcaatcgATAATATAGCCAAACCacttaatctttcttgagacattgtcgatcttaaataagattttattatttttaattttgaaaaacttctttCGGCTGAGGCGACTGTTACGGGaactgttaacattattctataagcaatgtaagcatttggaaaagaatcaagtctttttatttgattgagtatctCAATTAGAGTATTGTCTTCTACTTTTATGATTTctcttaacacttttaattcagaAAATAAGTCTAAACCGTCAATATCGGAGTGAGTATTATGTTTTAAGGAACATTCAAgattaagacaatatttttttaaattctcatcatttaatgatctcaattttttcccactaaatagaaaaccaaaaatattttcatatacttcaaattgttcaaatctattttgaagtgaaaagatgGCTTGGTCTACTATGTATAAGAAGTAATCAACTCTAAATGATTCTTCAAGAGATCTTGTGATTTCATTatcaacattctcatcaaattgtttttttctataaattacaCGTTTTTTACGAAATACAGGTTCAATATTCATCTCTAATGCAATTTCCTTAGCCGAAATCATAGCACTTGTAAATCCTTCTTCtctatatgttttaaaaaaagaaactaaaccTCTTAATTGATCTATAGCGACATCAATATGCATATCTTTTGATTGTAAACTTTTGCTAATTGAATTTACAGCAAATAGTACATCATACCAAATAGTCATACccaataaaaattcaaaattttcaagctCAAAAATTGCTAAACAATTAgcttcacttttaatttttggatCATCACTAACTTCTTCTAATTTAAATAAAGCATCTCTTATTTGTGGAGTTTGAAACCTTATTGCTTTAACACTTTCAATACGACTTTCCCACCGTGTTTGTGACAATGATTTAAGAGTTAAACTAGGTAcactatcttttaaaattttccacCGCTTAGTAGACGAAGAAAATAGTGAATATATACGTTGTACCACTCCAAAGAATGATATAGCTTTCGTACAAGAATTAACCATATCACAAAGTACCAAATTTAGATTATGACAACCACATGGTGTATAAAATGATCTAGGATTTATATCAAGAAGTCTTTTTTGCACTCCTTGGTGTTTTCCCTTCATATTAGACCCATTATCATATCCTTGTCCTCTTAAATTATCAATATCAAGTCCAAtacattttatttcatctaaaataACTTCAAAAAGACCTTTTCCACTTGTATCATCCACTTTTAAGAATTCTAAGAAATATTCGGTTACATTTATTGGAGTTGTCGAAATATCTACACTCCGTATTATAAAAGACATTTGGTCTTGATGACTTGTATCTGGCGTGCAATCAAGTATGATAGAGAAATACTTtgtttttataactttttcaaTAATCTTGTTCTTAATTTCACTTgccaataaatttattaattcattttgtatatTATGTCCAAGATAATGATTATGAATTTCATCATGTTTGATTCGTCGAATATGTTCTTGCATAATTGGATCAAATTCTGCAATCATTTCAATAAGACTCAAGAAATTTCCGttattttcttgatagattttttcatttttccccCTAAATGCCAAATTATTTCTTCCAAGAGTTTTTATGACGGAAATAATTCTTGACAATACATTTTTCCAATGTTCTCTATCTCTATTAATTTGGTCTTGAATGTTTTTATCGATTGTTTTATTATTACGCAATCTAAATTCTAAATCAATCCATGaactcatattaataatatgttgGCTAGTTGTTTCATGGGTTCTAAGCTTAGTAGTAAGATTTTTCCAATCTCTACTACCTTCATTAGCTAACTTATTATTCGTTGCATTAAATGTCGTATTAAACAacttacaacaaaaacaaaatacctTATTCAAATCTTTGGAATAAACTAACCATCTTCTTTCATGTCTTTCTCCATTTGCcaacttttgaaaataatatgtaatagaAAAGTGCCTTAAAAATTTATCCTTTGGAAAACATGTGTCGGTAATTCTAATTGGTCCCTTTTCTACTAATAAGTCTCTTAACTTTGTATCAACAATATTCCATTGACTAGGATCATAGATATTTTTAGGAGTATGATTATTCAATTCATTTATaagttcttgattttcttgGGAATCTACATCCGACTTTTCACTAATTtcctctccttcttcttctttttggtttATATAATTATCTAACTCAACTTCAACTAAGTTTGTAACTTGTTCTTCTAAAGAGCATTCCCCTACTTTTTTTGATTtacttttttcattgttttccaaaaatttatcaagagcacctttttgagattttatcaagttatcgacttttcttttttttttaagttttgaatgACCGGATTCATATTTTCTAGTTGACATAttaaaatctaacaaatattttaaacactatttacaatatcaaataaaaaatataataaacataagacacaaaacaaaactaatattAGAAATTAGAATGATATTACCGAATTCAAAAGCTATGAAGACTTGATTTCCGAAAATGAATTGGACTGCTGCAATATAgttttctccaaatttaaaatataaactatcaataagtaatttttttagctttgaataagagagagatataagattagaaaagagaaagtgaaaagaaatagaagggaggaggatagaatatataaaaatacaattagaaaaaaaataagataaaaaaataagatagcTTGTACACTAAAAAAAAGTACACAACTTTTTTATTGGAAAGTTAAAAAGTGATAGTCATATCTATGACTATCACTTCATTTAGCCGTTTACACTATTGACTAgctctaacaatttttttttttaaatttaatctttcctaattaactaaaaaatggggcCTTTACATTTATTGTCTTagttctaattttattttatttttaatttaatcctacctaattaactaaaaaatgaggccccctaaaattgggggcctaaggccaaaGACTTTTTTAGTAGCCTTGCCAGCCGCCCCTGTGCTTGTGTTTGGCATCTTTGGCAGAATGTGTGTAAGTATTACAAGAAGAGCAAAAATACATTAAGCGATGTGTTTTATGCAATGGCAAAGGCATATAGACAAGAAGattttgatgaaatgatgaagAAAGTAGAGGATATGGATCATAGAGTGAAGGATTATCTTATGTTGGCAGGATATGAGAAGTGGGCAAGAGTATATGCACCTGTAAACAGAGGTAGGATGATGACATCCAATATCGCAGAATGTATCAATTCGTGTTTAGTGGAGGCACGAGAACTACCAATAATTGATTTTCTGGAGCAAGTTCGAATTTTATTTGGAGATTGGAATTGCAGAAATAGAGAAAAGGCAACATATACATTTACTACCCTTGGAAGAAAATTCCAAGAGATGTTAGTTGTGAATGAGGCAAAGTCTTCACGTATGACGGTACGTATTACTtgttatactatttttttctttatatgatATTACTGTGTGACGTGTATGGATTAAAGAAACTTTAGATACATTACATCAAGCGTATCTAGATACATGAAAGATGTATCTAAAATGTTTTGCttgtaatattatgaaatttatataacTAATGGCAGTATTGCTACCTTTCAGGTGAGACCTTCTTCTGAATCATTGTACGGAGTTGATGATAACGGACGGAGATACATTGTTTGCTTGATTAGTAAAACATGTAGTTGTGGAAGGTTCCAATTAGACGAGATACCGTGTTCGCATGCAATTgcagttttaagaaaaaaaaacataactgaGTTTGAACCATACTGCTCAGAATACTA is a window encoding:
- the LOC125852036 gene encoding uncharacterized protein LOC125852036, with the protein product MEIRYKMEGNLTPMEIRNEMGMRFFMELKRRQTNCGMYPLCITTKDHNFGCGINGEIAFEPDTSIVQVGGDDMNVSGVVLQEIRSVDALCILDMNSDHVIGDCNQKFVQVKQLYKDKKTIVAVMQKYAIDNRFQYKVARSDKKRVYITACLWCN
- the LOC125852034 gene encoding uncharacterized protein LOC125852034, whose protein sequence is MAKAYRQEDFDEMMKKVEDMDHRVKDYLMLAGYEKWARVYAPVNRGRMMTSNIAECINSCLVEARELPIIDFLEQVRILFGDWNCRNREKATYTFTTLGRKFQEMLVVNEAKSSRMTVRPSSESLYGVDDNGRRYIVCLISKTCSCGRFQLDEIPCSHAIAVLRKKNITEFEPYCSEYYKPSTLISTYEIPIGPLPDEEDWNIPDSVLNEVVFPPKYKRPPGRPKKSRHKNMSEKISSSTNCCGQCGQEGHNRRTCSYFPMKR